The following proteins are encoded in a genomic region of Mycobacterium kiyosense:
- the pta gene encoding phosphate acetyltransferase — protein MADAGALAKAIYIAAPEAETGKSTIALGLLHRLAATVAKVGVFRPITRLGEQRDYILELLLDHATAGLSYEQCVGVSYQQVHDDVEAAIATIADAYHAMAEQCDAVVIVGSDFTDIGGATSPAGFATNARIAVNLGAPVLLMVRGWNRTPQDVADVVEACLSELSALRAHAAAVVVNRCAPDELDAVREALRKFTPRGYVLPEAPLLAAPTVTELKDAVQGTPVSGDISLRDREVMGVMVAGMTADHVLERLRDGMAVITPGDRSDVVLAVASAHAAEGFPSLSCLILNGGLELHPSIAALVAGLHLRLPIIATTLGTYDTASAAASSRGRVTARSQRKIDTALQLMDRNVDIDDLLAQLAIPIPTVITPQMFTRRLQQQARADRKRIVLPEGEDDRILRSAGRLLQRSVADLTILGDETQVRSRAAELGVSLEGAAVIDPRSSELHEQFAEKYAELRQAKGVTVEHAREIMNDATYFGTMMVYCGMIDGMVSGAVHTTAHTVRPALEIIRTVPDVSTVSSIFLMCLPDKVLAYGDCAIVPNPTPEQLADIAISSARTAAQFGIEPRVAMLSYSTGDSGSGADVDKVRAATELVRSREPELAVEGPIQYDAAVDPSVAATKMRDSPVAGRATVLIFPDLNTGNNTYKAVQRSAGAIAIGPVLQGLRKPVNDLSRGATVEDIVNTVAITAIQAQGVSRG, from the coding sequence TTGGCTGACGCGGGGGCCCTGGCGAAGGCGATCTACATTGCCGCTCCCGAGGCGGAGACCGGCAAGTCCACGATCGCACTGGGCTTGCTGCACCGGCTGGCCGCCACCGTCGCCAAAGTCGGTGTGTTCCGGCCGATTACGCGGCTCGGGGAACAGCGCGACTACATCTTGGAGTTGCTGCTCGACCACGCCACCGCGGGCCTGTCCTACGAGCAGTGCGTCGGCGTGAGCTACCAGCAGGTGCACGACGACGTCGAGGCCGCGATCGCCACCATCGCCGACGCCTACCACGCGATGGCCGAGCAATGCGACGCCGTGGTGATCGTCGGCAGCGACTTCACCGATATCGGCGGGGCGACGAGCCCGGCCGGGTTCGCGACGAACGCCCGGATCGCGGTCAACCTGGGTGCGCCGGTGCTGCTGATGGTGCGCGGGTGGAACCGCACGCCGCAGGACGTCGCCGACGTCGTCGAGGCATGTCTGTCTGAGCTTTCAGCGCTGCGTGCGCACGCCGCGGCGGTGGTGGTCAACCGGTGCGCGCCCGACGAGCTGGACGCGGTTCGTGAGGCTTTGCGCAAGTTCACCCCGCGCGGCTACGTGCTGCCCGAGGCGCCGCTGCTGGCCGCGCCGACGGTGACCGAGCTCAAGGACGCGGTACAGGGGACGCCGGTAAGCGGAGACATCTCGCTGCGCGACCGCGAGGTGATGGGTGTGATGGTCGCCGGGATGACGGCCGACCACGTGCTGGAACGGCTGCGCGACGGCATGGCGGTGATCACCCCGGGCGACCGGTCCGACGTGGTGCTCGCGGTGGCCAGTGCCCATGCGGCCGAAGGGTTTCCGTCGCTTTCGTGCCTCATCCTCAACGGCGGCCTCGAGCTGCATCCCTCGATTGCGGCGCTGGTGGCCGGTCTGCACCTGCGATTGCCCATCATCGCCACCACACTGGGCACTTACGACACCGCCAGTGCGGCGGCATCGTCCCGCGGCCGGGTCACCGCGAGGTCGCAGCGCAAGATCGACACCGCCCTGCAGCTGATGGACCGCAACGTCGACATCGACGATCTGCTGGCACAGCTGGCCATTCCGATACCCACCGTCATCACCCCGCAGATGTTCACCCGTCGGCTGCAGCAGCAGGCCCGCGCCGACCGCAAGCGCATCGTGCTGCCCGAAGGTGAGGACGACCGGATCCTGCGCTCGGCCGGCCGGCTGCTGCAGCGTTCGGTCGCGGACCTCACCATCCTGGGCGACGAGACCCAAGTCCGTTCCCGGGCAGCTGAACTCGGTGTCAGCCTGGAAGGCGCGGCGGTGATCGATCCGCGCAGCAGTGAGCTGCACGAACAGTTTGCCGAGAAGTACGCCGAACTGCGTCAGGCCAAGGGTGTCACGGTTGAACATGCCCGTGAAATCATGAACGACGCGACCTATTTCGGCACCATGATGGTCTACTGCGGCATGATCGACGGCATGGTGTCCGGTGCCGTGCACACCACCGCGCACACCGTGCGCCCAGCGTTGGAGATCATCCGGACGGTGCCCGACGTGTCGACGGTGTCCAGCATCTTCCTGATGTGCCTGCCGGACAAGGTACTTGCCTACGGCGACTGCGCCATCGTCCCGAACCCGACGCCCGAGCAGCTCGCCGACATCGCGATCTCCTCGGCGCGTACCGCCGCGCAGTTCGGCATCGAACCCCGGGTGGCCATGCTGTCCTATTCCACCGGCGACTCCGGTTCCGGCGCGGATGTCGACAAGGTCAGGGCGGCAACGGAATTAGTGCGGTCCCGGGAACCGGAACTGGCCGTCGAAGGGCCGATTCAGTACGACGCCGCCGTGGACCCGTCGGTGGCGGCAACCAAAATGCGCGACTCGCCCGTCGCCGGCCGCGCCACCGTGCTGATCTTCCCCGACCTCAACACCGGCAACAACACCTACAAGGCGGTGCAGCGCTCGGCGGGTGCCATCGCGATCGGGCCGGTGCTGCAGGGACTGCGTAAACCGGTCAACGACCTGTCTCGGGGCGCCACGGTCGAAGACATCGTCAATACCGTTGCCATCACCGCCATTCAGGCGCAGGGCGTGTCCCGTGGGTGA